One genomic segment of Gossypium arboreum isolate Shixiya-1 chromosome 3, ASM2569848v2, whole genome shotgun sequence includes these proteins:
- the LOC108475023 gene encoding RNA-binding protein 1-like, protein MNEMILRRHFSAYGEVKHVVVYAKKSIAFVTFVDPSKAQISLQQQHIILGRKVEVRPAKPKVEIGKRKIFVGGLPRSITDEEFKGYFEKFGSIVDAVVIHDKETKRSRGFGFVTYEAEESANLVLRTNFHLLNNKRVEVKKVTPRKEMVPTGFGFPPYYYDPYYQTYFYVFWVPIPGFY, encoded by the exons atgaatgaaatgatattgaGACGACACTTCAGTGCGTATGGTGAAGTTAAACATGTTGTTGTCTACGCTAAAAAATCCATAGCTTTCGTTACTTTTGTTGATCCTTCAAAGGCTCAAATTTCCCTTCAACAACAACATATTATTCTCGGTCGAAAA GTGGAGGTAAGACCAGCAAAACCAAAAGTAGAAATAGGGAAGAGGAAGATATTTGTGGGAGGATTGCCTCGATCCATAACAGATGAAGAATTCAAAGGATATTTCGAGAAATTTGGAAGCATAGTTGATGCAGTGGTAATACATGACAAAGAAACTAAGAGAAGCAGAGGGTTTGGGTTTGTGACATATGAAGCAGAGGAGTCAGCCAACCTTGTTTTGCGAACTAATTTCCATCTATTAAACAACAAGAGAGTTGAAGTGAAGAAGGTTACTCCTAGGAAAGAGATGGTGCCAACCGGATTTGGGTTTCCTCCTTATTATTACGATCCATATTATCAAACATATTTTTACGTCTTTTGGGTGCCCATTCCTGGATTTTACTGA